In Kogia breviceps isolate mKogBre1 chromosome 7, mKogBre1 haplotype 1, whole genome shotgun sequence, a single window of DNA contains:
- the AKIP1 gene encoding A-kinase-interacting protein 1 isoform X2 has translation MEKCLAAAALNGVDRRSLQRSARLGQEVLERAKRRAVDWHSVELSKGSVGVISRERPYRERGPAAGPHRLLPGEREERHPTLSASFRTMAEFMDYTSSQCGRYYSSVPEEGGATHVYRYHRGKSKLHLCSDTGNGQAENISKDLYIEVYPGTYSITVGVNDLTKKTHVVAVDSGQSVDLVFPI, from the exons ATGGAGAAGTGTTTGGCGGCCGCGGCGCTGAACGGGGTGGACCGACGTTCCCTGCAACGCTCGGCTAGGCTGGGTCAAGAAGTGCTGGAGCGGGCCAAAAGGAGGGCGGTGGACTGGCATTCGGTGGAGCTTTCCAAAGGCAGCGTGGGGGTCATTTCCCGGGAGCGGCCCTACAGAGAAAGAGGGCCGGCAGCCGGCCCCCATCGCCTTCTCCCAGGAGAG AGAGAAGAAAGACACCCAACCCTCAGTGCTTCCTTCAGAACAATGGCTGAATTCATGGACTATACTTCAAGTCAGTGTGGG AGATATTATTCATCTGTGCCAGAGGAAGGAGGGGCAACCCACGTCTATCGTTATCACAGAGGGAAGTCGAAGCTGCACTTGTGCTCGGACACTGGCAATGGTCAG GCTGAGAACATCTCTAAGGACCTCTACATAGAAGTCTATCCAGGGACCTATTCCATCACTGTGGGTGTAAATGACTTGACCAAGAAGACTCACGTGGTGGCAGTTGATTCAGGACAAAGTGTGGACTTGGTCTTCCCCATATGA
- the AKIP1 gene encoding A-kinase-interacting protein 1 isoform X1, translating into MEKCLAAAALNGVDRRSLQRSARLGQEVLERAKRRAVDWHSVELSKGSVGVISRERPYRERGPAAGPHRLLPGEREERHPTLSASFRTMAEFMDYTSSQCGRYYSSVPEEGGATHVYRYHRGKSKLHLCSDTGNGQRKDTPLGVGGICQASECVLEASQPAENISKDLYIEVYPGTYSITVGVNDLTKKTHVVAVDSGQSVDLVFPI; encoded by the exons ATGGAGAAGTGTTTGGCGGCCGCGGCGCTGAACGGGGTGGACCGACGTTCCCTGCAACGCTCGGCTAGGCTGGGTCAAGAAGTGCTGGAGCGGGCCAAAAGGAGGGCGGTGGACTGGCATTCGGTGGAGCTTTCCAAAGGCAGCGTGGGGGTCATTTCCCGGGAGCGGCCCTACAGAGAAAGAGGGCCGGCAGCCGGCCCCCATCGCCTTCTCCCAGGAGAG AGAGAAGAAAGACACCCAACCCTCAGTGCTTCCTTCAGAACAATGGCTGAATTCATGGACTATACTTCAAGTCAGTGTGGG AGATATTATTCATCTGTGCCAGAGGAAGGAGGGGCAACCCACGTCTATCGTTATCACAGAGGGAAGTCGAAGCTGCACTTGTGCTCGGACACTGGCAATGGTCAG AGAAAAGACACCCCCCTTGGTGTCGGAGGCATCTGTCAGGCGTCAGAGTGTGTACTAGAAGCATCCCAGCCT GCTGAGAACATCTCTAAGGACCTCTACATAGAAGTCTATCCAGGGACCTATTCCATCACTGTGGGTGTAAATGACTTGACCAAGAAGACTCACGTGGTGGCAGTTGATTCAGGACAAAGTGTGGACTTGGTCTTCCCCATATGA
- the AKIP1 gene encoding A-kinase-interacting protein 1 isoform X3 has product MEKCLAAAALNGVDRRSLQRSARLGQEVLERAKRRAVDWHSVELSKGSVGVISRERPYRERGPAAGPHRLLPGEREERHPTLSASFRTMAEFMDYTSSQCGRYYSSVPEEGGATHVYRYHRGKSKLHLCSDTGNGQRKDTPLGVGGICQASECVLEASQPLPVFCSIDLL; this is encoded by the exons ATGGAGAAGTGTTTGGCGGCCGCGGCGCTGAACGGGGTGGACCGACGTTCCCTGCAACGCTCGGCTAGGCTGGGTCAAGAAGTGCTGGAGCGGGCCAAAAGGAGGGCGGTGGACTGGCATTCGGTGGAGCTTTCCAAAGGCAGCGTGGGGGTCATTTCCCGGGAGCGGCCCTACAGAGAAAGAGGGCCGGCAGCCGGCCCCCATCGCCTTCTCCCAGGAGAG AGAGAAGAAAGACACCCAACCCTCAGTGCTTCCTTCAGAACAATGGCTGAATTCATGGACTATACTTCAAGTCAGTGTGGG AGATATTATTCATCTGTGCCAGAGGAAGGAGGGGCAACCCACGTCTATCGTTATCACAGAGGGAAGTCGAAGCTGCACTTGTGCTCGGACACTGGCAATGGTCAG AGAAAAGACACCCCCCTTGGTGTCGGAGGCATCTGTCAGGCGTCAGAGTGTGTACTAGAAGCATCCCAGCCT CTTCCAGTGTTTTGCAGTATCGATCTTCTTTGA